Proteins from one Mycobacterium sp. SMC-2 genomic window:
- a CDS encoding SDR family NAD(P)-dependent oxidoreductase, translating to MTGAVIVTGAAGGIGAALCERMRKDGYIAIGIDRNVAPAADTYLQVDLSESEQLMDLGHELARKYDLKAVIHNGAVQPIAGAGETPFGEWTNALRVNVLAVDALMSGTRESLAANGGSVVVISSVHGRATTGGITAYATTKAALEGWVRSAAMDLGPTIRVNAIAPGAIDTAKLREGFARWGETAEERKELLRQRTALRRIGEPSDVAGAVSFLIGEDARFITGTVLVVDGGATARLGSE from the coding sequence ATGACCGGCGCTGTCATAGTGACGGGGGCCGCCGGTGGCATCGGTGCGGCGCTGTGTGAACGCATGCGCAAAGACGGGTACATCGCGATCGGGATCGACCGAAACGTTGCTCCGGCGGCCGATACCTACCTTCAGGTCGACCTGAGCGAGTCCGAGCAGCTTATGGACCTCGGGCACGAGCTCGCCAGAAAATACGACTTGAAAGCCGTCATACACAACGGCGCGGTGCAGCCCATCGCGGGCGCGGGGGAAACGCCCTTCGGCGAATGGACAAACGCCTTGCGGGTCAACGTACTTGCCGTCGACGCGCTGATGTCGGGCACACGCGAGAGCCTCGCGGCTAATGGTGGGTCGGTCGTGGTTATAAGCAGCGTTCACGGTCGCGCGACGACTGGGGGCATCACGGCGTACGCCACGACGAAGGCGGCGTTGGAGGGCTGGGTGCGCTCCGCAGCAATGGATCTCGGACCGACCATCCGCGTCAACGCGATCGCTCCGGGAGCGATCGACACCGCGAAGCTTCGTGAGGGGTTCGCGCGCTGGGGGGAGACGGCCGAGGAACGCAAGGAACTCCTGCGCCAGCGCACCGCTCTTCGCCGCATCGGGGAGCCGAGTGACGTCGCTGGAGCGGTGTCGTTCCTGATCGGGGAGGACGCCCGGTTCATCACCGGAACCGTTCTGGTCGTCGACGGTGGAGCGACGGCTCGCCTGGGATCGGAATGA
- a CDS encoding acylneuraminate cytidylyltransferase family protein: protein MTHTVAVVPMRHDSERVPGKNYRPLAGIPLYHHVVRTLTSVPEIDLIVIDTDSEFIINDCAESFPQVRVLVRPEHLRDGSIAMNDVLLNTLDQVDADIVLQTHSTNPFLKADTVSAALKMFAMPDREFDSVFSVTRLQARLWDAETRPVNHDPSVLLRTQDLAPLFIENSCFFIFTPELLRERGTRIGAHPFMVEMAPLEAVDIDTEEDFSLAAAIAERSEIRT, encoded by the coding sequence ATGACTCACACCGTCGCCGTTGTCCCGATGCGCCACGACAGTGAGCGTGTTCCGGGAAAGAACTATCGCCCACTCGCCGGAATTCCGCTGTACCATCACGTCGTCCGCACATTGACCTCAGTGCCCGAAATCGACCTCATCGTGATCGACACCGACAGCGAGTTCATCATCAACGACTGCGCCGAGAGCTTCCCCCAAGTGCGGGTGCTTGTCCGGCCAGAGCATTTACGAGACGGCAGTATCGCCATGAACGATGTGTTGCTCAATACGCTGGACCAAGTAGACGCCGATATCGTGCTGCAGACACACTCGACTAATCCATTCCTCAAGGCCGACACCGTGTCTGCGGCGCTGAAAATGTTCGCAATGCCAGACCGTGAGTTCGACTCCGTTTTCAGCGTGACACGCCTGCAAGCCCGTCTCTGGGACGCTGAAACCCGGCCAGTCAATCACGATCCGTCCGTGCTGCTGCGCACGCAGGATCTTGCCCCGTTGTTCATCGAGAACTCCTGCTTCTTCATATTCACTCCGGAATTGTTGCGCGAGCGCGGTACTCGCATCGGAGCCCACCCGTTCATGGTTGAAATGGCGCCGCTGGAGGCCGTGGACATCGACACCGAAGAGGACTTCTCTTTGGCAGCCGCAATCGCTGAGCGCAGTGAGATCAGAACGTGA
- the istB gene encoding IS21-like element helper ATPase IstB gives MATTKTTTAGRDVTTELAYLTRALKAPTLRDSIARLAERARAENWTHEEYLAACLQREVSARESHGGEGRIRAARFPARKSLEEFDFDHARGLKRDTIAHLGTLDFVTARDNVVFLGPPGTGKTHLAIGLAIRACQAGHRVLFATAAEWVARLAEAHHAGRIHAELTRLGRYPLIVIDEVGYIPFEPEAANLFFQLVSARYERASLIVTSNKAFGRWGEVFGDDVVAAAMIDRLVHHAEVITLKGDSYRLKDRDLGRTPTAAATTEE, from the coding sequence ATGGCCACCACCAAAACCACCACTGCCGGGCGGGACGTGACCACCGAGTTGGCGTATCTGACCCGTGCACTCAAGGCACCCACCCTGCGGGACTCGATTGCCCGGTTGGCCGAACGGGCCCGGGCCGAGAACTGGACCCACGAGGAATATTTGGCGGCGTGCCTGCAACGTGAAGTCTCTGCTCGCGAATCCCACGGCGGCGAGGGACGTATCCGAGCGGCACGCTTCCCGGCACGAAAGTCTCTGGAGGAGTTCGACTTCGACCATGCTCGCGGACTCAAACGCGACACCATCGCGCATCTGGGCACGCTGGACTTCGTCACCGCCCGCGACAACGTCGTGTTCCTCGGCCCACCGGGCACCGGCAAGACCCACCTGGCCATTGGGCTGGCGATACGGGCCTGTCAGGCCGGCCACCGCGTCCTGTTCGCCACCGCCGCCGAATGGGTCGCCCGACTCGCCGAAGCGCATCACGCCGGACGCATCCACGCCGAACTGACCCGCCTCGGGCGCTACCCGCTCATCGTGATCGATGAAGTCGGCTACATCCCGTTTGAACCCGAGGCGGCCAACCTGTTCTTCCAACTGGTCTCGGCCCGCTACGAGCGCGCCAGCCTGATCGTCACCTCCAACAAAGCCTTCGGCCGCTGGGGCGAGGTGTTCGGCGACGACGTCGTGGCCGCCGCCATGATCGACCGCCTCGTCCACCACGCCGAAGTCATCACCCTCAAAGGAGACAGCTACCGACTCAAAGACCGCGACCTCGGCCGCACACCTACCGCAGCGGCCACCACTGAGGAATAA
- a CDS encoding class I SAM-dependent methyltransferase, giving the protein MLKTIAILEFRFRRQTVAICPWTPSTSAEAPRTVQKFTKLCLSLIDFALLPITATASLALRVIRSTGFGRMPLALRVFRRIGIFPILDHYYEPLFNPVHLRKPLSEDRELPSIDWNVTEQLDLLRRFRFNDELVRFPLDRQADHEFFYRNGFFESGDAEFLYNMIRLFKPKRIFEIGSGQSTLLAASAVEANRVEDSGYKCEHVCIEPYEADWLDRFNVSVVRKPVELIDTSLFRQLEKDDILFIDSSHMIRPQGDVLFEYFEILPILKSGVLIHIHDIFTPKDYLEEWVQSVCFWNEQYLLEAFLSYNSEFKVIGALNFLRHHYTDELTETCPVLRQQLEFREPGSFWLRRV; this is encoded by the coding sequence ATGCTAAAAACTATCGCTATTCTGGAATTCCGTTTTCGTCGGCAAACTGTAGCGATTTGCCCGTGGACACCGTCGACGTCTGCTGAAGCACCGAGAACCGTGCAAAAGTTCACGAAATTGTGTCTTTCGCTGATCGACTTCGCGTTACTTCCGATCACCGCGACGGCGTCTTTAGCGTTGCGAGTGATTCGTTCCACCGGATTTGGGCGAATGCCATTGGCGTTGCGTGTTTTCAGACGAATAGGAATTTTTCCGATCCTCGACCATTACTATGAGCCGTTATTTAACCCAGTCCATCTGAGAAAGCCGTTATCCGAGGATCGCGAACTACCGAGCATCGATTGGAATGTCACTGAACAGCTGGATCTGCTGAGAAGGTTTCGGTTCAACGACGAACTGGTCAGATTTCCGCTCGACCGCCAGGCCGACCATGAGTTTTTTTACCGGAACGGTTTCTTCGAATCTGGGGATGCGGAATTCTTATACAACATGATCCGACTGTTTAAGCCGAAGCGGATTTTCGAAATCGGCAGCGGTCAATCAACACTATTGGCAGCGAGCGCGGTAGAAGCCAACCGTGTTGAAGATTCTGGCTACAAGTGCGAACACGTATGCATCGAGCCGTACGAAGCCGATTGGCTTGACAGGTTCAATGTGAGCGTCGTCCGCAAGCCGGTGGAACTGATCGACACGTCGTTATTTCGGCAACTAGAGAAGGACGACATCCTCTTTATTGATTCGTCTCACATGATCCGGCCGCAAGGCGATGTGCTGTTCGAGTACTTTGAGATTCTGCCCATCCTCAAATCCGGTGTATTGATCCATATTCATGACATCTTTACTCCAAAGGACTACCTGGAGGAATGGGTACAATCTGTTTGCTTCTGGAATGAGCAGTATCTGCTGGAAGCTTTTCTTAGTTACAATTCTGAATTCAAGGTCATTGGCGCGCTGAACTTTTTGAGACATCACTACACGGATGAGTTGACCGAGACCTGCCCTGTTCTTCGGCAACAATTGGAGTTCCGTGAGCCCGGCTCGTTCTGGCTGAGACGAGTCTAG
- a CDS encoding SMP-30/gluconolactonase/LRE family protein has product MDVLAAEIVAVDSSGEVSRCKVPSRAATVVRRRASGGFAIATEHGLLSADDQLSTFEKIADVIDDPNLRTNDGGCDPLGGFVIGTMAYDERPGRGAVYRVAPDHQVVELVSSVSISNGVQWSADGSRVYYVDTPTRRVDVFDVDPETGGWSGRRIHTYIDDTPGYPDGMAIDEDDGLWVALWGAGGINHYDARGRLVESISVPGITQVSSCTFGGDGRDLLYITTSRQGLAHAREPSAGAIFAVRTGSRGAVAPEFGG; this is encoded by the coding sequence ATGGACGTTCTGGCGGCTGAGATCGTCGCGGTCGATTCTTCCGGCGAAGTGTCCCGCTGCAAGGTACCGAGTCGGGCAGCCACCGTGGTGAGGCGCCGGGCATCCGGTGGATTTGCGATCGCTACCGAGCATGGGCTCCTCAGTGCAGACGATCAGCTGTCGACATTCGAGAAAATCGCGGATGTCATCGATGATCCGAATTTGCGGACCAACGACGGGGGCTGCGATCCTCTGGGCGGCTTCGTGATAGGCACCATGGCCTACGACGAGCGACCTGGTAGGGGAGCCGTCTATCGCGTGGCGCCCGACCATCAGGTCGTCGAATTGGTCTCGTCTGTATCGATTTCGAACGGCGTCCAATGGTCGGCGGACGGCAGCCGTGTGTACTACGTTGACACTCCGACCCGGCGTGTGGATGTATTCGACGTTGATCCCGAGACGGGAGGGTGGTCGGGGCGCCGCATCCATACCTACATCGACGACACACCCGGATATCCCGACGGGATGGCGATTGACGAAGACGACGGGCTGTGGGTCGCGCTGTGGGGCGCCGGGGGCATCAACCATTACGACGCGAGGGGTCGCCTCGTCGAGAGCATTAGTGTGCCCGGCATCACCCAGGTCAGTTCGTGTACGTTCGGCGGCGACGGACGCGATTTGCTGTACATCACCACCTCGCGTCAGGGACTGGCCCACGCTCGTGAGCCTTCTGCCGGCGCAATATTCGCAGTGCGTACCGGATCACGAGGGGCAGTCGCCCCAGAGTTTGGCGGGTGA
- a CDS encoding phosphoglycerate dehydrogenase: MTSPLILVTCRQMQVELPRHRERIEKLGYEVVAPELDGRQQFTAAELLEYRDRLVGIIAGDDQLDREFFNRATRLKTVIRWGIGMDSVDHEAAREHGVTVRNTPGVFGHEVADSAFGYILNLVRGYIEVDAAVRRGEWPKLEGLTLAGSRLGVVGFGAIGREIAKRGRGFDMDVIAYDPFVDSAPTGVSIVDLDKLLATSRFIILACPLTPQTFHLIDAQRLVLVRPDAYLVNVARGPVVSERDLIDALKNGRLAGAGLDVFEVEPLPLDSELRRLPNVVLGAHNGSNTREGVVRASSAAVDFLIEELAR, from the coding sequence GTGACCTCCCCGCTTATCCTGGTGACCTGCCGGCAGATGCAGGTTGAACTCCCGCGACATCGCGAGCGGATCGAGAAACTTGGTTACGAGGTAGTCGCACCGGAACTCGATGGGCGGCAACAGTTCACCGCTGCGGAGCTGCTCGAATACAGGGACCGCCTGGTGGGCATCATCGCCGGCGACGACCAGCTTGACCGCGAATTCTTCAACCGCGCCACCAGGCTCAAGACGGTGATCCGCTGGGGGATCGGCATGGACTCTGTCGATCATGAAGCCGCTCGAGAGCACGGGGTAACCGTTCGCAACACCCCGGGAGTTTTCGGCCACGAAGTCGCCGACTCGGCATTCGGCTATATCTTGAACCTCGTACGAGGCTACATCGAGGTGGACGCCGCCGTTCGCCGCGGCGAGTGGCCCAAGCTGGAGGGTCTAACGCTTGCGGGCTCGCGGCTCGGAGTCGTGGGTTTCGGCGCGATCGGGCGTGAAATCGCGAAGCGCGGACGCGGTTTCGACATGGATGTCATTGCTTATGATCCTTTCGTCGACAGCGCACCAACGGGTGTATCGATCGTCGACCTTGACAAGCTCTTGGCGACAAGCCGCTTCATCATTCTCGCTTGCCCGCTGACACCGCAGACCTTCCATCTGATCGACGCCCAACGCCTGGTCTTGGTCCGCCCGGACGCGTACCTGGTGAACGTTGCGCGAGGCCCCGTCGTATCGGAGAGGGATCTGATCGACGCCCTCAAAAACGGGCGGCTTGCGGGAGCCGGCCTCGATGTATTCGAGGTTGAGCCGCTGCCGCTGGACAGCGAGCTCCGGCGGCTGCCAAACGTTGTGCTGGGCGCGCACAATGGATCCAACACCCGGGAGGGCGTGGTGCGGGCAAGCAGCGCGGCTGTGGATTTCCTCATCGAGGAGCTTGCGCGATGA
- the istA gene encoding IS21 family transposase, producing the protein MLSVEDWAEIRRLRRAEGLPIKVIARALKISKNTVKSALADDEPPKYERPPRGSIVDEVEPRIRELLQVYPTMPATVIAERIGWQRSIRVLSSRVAELRPVYLPPDPASRTAYVAGEIAQCDLWFPDVEIPVGFGQTRTATRLPVLTMISAYSRWLLAMLLPSRRAEDLFAGWWELISRLGAVPRALVWDGEGAIGRWRGGRVELTKECQAFRGVLATKVIVCRPADPEAKGLIERSHDYLERSFLPGRAFASPADFNTQMTDWLTVANTRTRRALGCAPTDRITADRAAMLALPPVAPTVGWCSSLRLPRDHYIRLDSNDYSVHPSAVGRRVLVRADLDRVQAFCDGQTVAEHDRIWSTHQTISDPVHVEVGKVLRRRRIQIPPPPLASEVPVRDLSSYDTAFGVDLDGGAA; encoded by the coding sequence ATGTTGTCTGTGGAAGATTGGGCTGAGATCCGCCGCTTGCGCCGGGCCGAGGGCCTGCCGATCAAGGTGATCGCGCGGGCGTTGAAGATCTCGAAGAACACCGTGAAGTCGGCGCTGGCTGATGATGAACCGCCGAAGTACGAACGGCCGCCACGCGGTTCGATCGTCGACGAAGTCGAACCACGCATCCGTGAACTGCTTCAGGTCTATCCGACGATGCCGGCCACGGTGATCGCCGAGCGGATCGGCTGGCAGCGTTCCATCCGGGTGCTCTCGTCGCGGGTGGCCGAGCTGCGGCCGGTCTATCTGCCGCCGGACCCGGCCTCACGCACGGCCTACGTGGCCGGGGAGATCGCCCAGTGTGATCTGTGGTTTCCCGACGTCGAGATTCCGGTCGGGTTCGGTCAAACCCGCACCGCGACCCGGCTGCCGGTGTTGACCATGATCAGCGCCTACTCCCGCTGGCTGCTGGCCATGCTGCTCCCGTCGCGGCGGGCCGAGGATCTGTTCGCCGGCTGGTGGGAACTGATCAGCCGGCTCGGCGCGGTGCCGCGAGCACTGGTTTGGGACGGTGAAGGCGCGATCGGACGCTGGCGGGGTGGGCGGGTCGAACTGACCAAGGAATGCCAGGCATTCCGCGGGGTGCTGGCCACCAAGGTCATCGTCTGCCGGCCCGCCGACCCGGAAGCCAAAGGGCTTATCGAACGCTCCCATGACTATCTGGAGCGCTCCTTTCTGCCGGGCCGGGCGTTCGCCTCACCGGCGGATTTCAACACCCAGATGACTGACTGGCTGACCGTGGCCAACACCCGCACCCGTCGCGCCCTGGGCTGCGCCCCGACGGATCGGATTACCGCGGATCGGGCCGCGATGCTCGCGCTGCCGCCTGTGGCGCCGACGGTCGGCTGGTGCTCGTCGCTGCGGCTGCCCCGGGATCACTACATCCGTCTGGACAGCAACGACTACTCGGTGCACCCGAGCGCGGTCGGTCGCCGGGTCCTGGTCCGGGCGGACTTGGATCGGGTGCAAGCGTTCTGCGACGGGCAGACCGTCGCCGAGCACGACCGGATCTGGTCCACCCATCAGACGATCTCCGATCCGGTGCACGTGGAGGTGGGGAAGGTGTTGCGGCGCAGACGCATCCAGATCCCACCACCCCCGCTCGCCTCTGAGGTGCCGGTGCGAGACCTGTCGTCCTACGACACCGCGTTCGGGGTGGATCTTGACGGCGGGGCCGCCTGA
- a CDS encoding FkbM family methyltransferase, which produces MVLRWLARRVLPPWDLDEVGIVFHVIGRTPGTMLDVGAHQGYSAAPFLARRWKVHAFEPDPANRAIMSNRFPGLVIDPRAISERDGDEVQLFTSDVSTGISTLSPFHASHAPTTIVRTVRLDTYIREHGVEHVDFLKIDTEGFDLFVLRTFPWEHLHPKAVVCEFEDNKTKRLGHDVHDIARFLEQRGYSIVVSEWEPIVRYGTRHTWRRFARYPTDVDSESWGNLIAVDPPLLESVERAGQSAVRRMRIRRWADRAGA; this is translated from the coding sequence ATGGTTTTGCGATGGCTGGCGCGTCGGGTGTTGCCGCCGTGGGACCTCGACGAAGTGGGAATAGTATTTCACGTCATCGGGCGGACGCCCGGGACGATGCTCGATGTCGGTGCGCATCAAGGCTATTCTGCGGCGCCATTTTTGGCGCGGAGGTGGAAGGTACACGCGTTCGAGCCCGACCCGGCCAATCGGGCCATCATGTCCAACCGCTTTCCCGGCCTGGTCATCGATCCTCGCGCAATATCTGAGCGGGACGGTGACGAGGTTCAGCTCTTCACGAGCGACGTTTCAACGGGCATCAGCACCTTGTCGCCCTTCCACGCCAGTCACGCGCCGACCACGATAGTTCGCACCGTGCGGCTTGACACCTACATTCGCGAGCACGGCGTGGAACACGTCGACTTCTTGAAGATCGACACCGAAGGTTTCGACCTGTTCGTCTTGCGGACCTTCCCCTGGGAACATCTTCATCCCAAGGCCGTGGTGTGTGAATTCGAGGACAACAAGACCAAGCGGTTAGGTCACGATGTGCACGACATCGCTCGGTTCCTCGAGCAGCGCGGGTACTCGATCGTGGTTTCGGAGTGGGAGCCGATCGTCCGGTACGGCACTCGGCACACGTGGCGACGTTTCGCGCGTTATCCGACCGACGTTGACAGTGAAAGTTGGGGCAACTTGATCGCGGTGGACCCACCCTTGCTCGAATCGGTAGAGCGGGCGGGCCAGTCCGCCGTCAGGCGCATGCGCATCCGGCGCTGGGCTGATCGCGCCGGGGCGTGA
- a CDS encoding FkbM family methyltransferase, which produces MGTLEAANRLARRAIDRVQGYGVINRGGRGVVGLIDVGSVGSLPGPWHQRSDLVSHVLKFEPRDPRGETPRVVTIDTALWSESATLPFYVYAGQDGHGSSLFRQNVDYVRDNFDILRTIGPSYLAETWFERSRLDHIEEIQCTTLDAVLADRVEPYHLLKIDAQGAERQILEGAANYLADGDCLALHLELFRLPLYEGIALRPEVEAMVDGMGFSLVKEYPPHGSFDSQNDCVFMRRGATGAVADAIRMAYRL; this is translated from the coding sequence ATGGGGACACTAGAGGCCGCGAACCGTCTCGCGCGTCGCGCGATCGATAGGGTGCAAGGGTATGGGGTCATCAACCGCGGCGGTCGGGGCGTCGTGGGACTGATCGACGTCGGCTCGGTGGGATCACTGCCGGGTCCCTGGCATCAGCGGTCCGACCTTGTCAGCCACGTCCTCAAGTTTGAACCGCGCGATCCTCGCGGCGAGACGCCGCGCGTGGTCACCATCGACACGGCCCTTTGGAGTGAATCGGCCACGCTGCCGTTTTATGTGTACGCCGGCCAGGATGGTCACGGCTCGTCGCTATTTCGGCAGAATGTTGATTACGTGCGCGACAACTTCGACATCCTGCGCACTATTGGCCCCTCCTATCTCGCCGAAACATGGTTCGAGCGATCGCGTTTGGACCACATCGAGGAAATCCAGTGCACAACGCTCGATGCCGTACTAGCTGACCGCGTCGAGCCCTACCATCTTCTCAAGATCGACGCGCAGGGTGCGGAGCGACAGATCCTGGAAGGGGCGGCCAACTACCTCGCCGACGGTGACTGCCTGGCCCTGCATCTCGAACTGTTCCGGCTGCCTCTGTACGAAGGGATCGCACTACGGCCCGAGGTCGAGGCGATGGTCGATGGCATGGGGTTCAGCCTGGTTAAGGAGTATCCCCCGCATGGTTCGTTCGACTCGCAGAACGACTGCGTGTTCATGCGTCGTGGCGCCACCGGTGCGGTCGCGGATGCTATACGCATGGCGTACCGACTCTAG
- a CDS encoding glycosyltransferase, giving the protein MSAVIRAHNEGKHIGRLLKGLEQQTFQLDEIILVDSGSTDDTVAIAEAAGCKIVHIAKREFSFGRALNRGCAAASGDILLFASAHVYPVYNTHVEHIVSAFDRDGVAIAYGRQVGDERTKFSESRVMLKWFPNQNIWDQGHPFSNNANAAVLKSVWHQTPYDETLTGLEDLDFAKKALDRGYKIAYVADAPVVHVHEETWSTIRNRYRREAMAYARIVKGSSMSLPRAVGLALSNIASDYRDAIKADLLRSNALSIPQFRFAQFIGAWQGFREPDHVSARLLERFYYPAESQSDELPPAPGRKIVYSED; this is encoded by the coding sequence GTGTCGGCGGTCATCCGGGCCCACAACGAAGGCAAGCACATCGGCCGGTTGCTTAAGGGGCTCGAACAGCAAACCTTTCAACTTGACGAGATCATCCTGGTCGATTCAGGTTCCACTGACGACACTGTCGCCATAGCCGAAGCTGCCGGCTGCAAAATTGTGCACATTGCCAAGCGCGAGTTCTCATTTGGGCGGGCGCTCAATCGAGGCTGCGCCGCGGCAAGCGGCGACATTCTGCTGTTCGCCTCGGCGCACGTCTATCCGGTCTACAACACCCACGTCGAGCACATCGTCAGCGCCTTCGACCGTGACGGTGTGGCCATAGCGTATGGGCGCCAAGTCGGGGACGAGCGCACCAAGTTTTCCGAATCGCGAGTGATGCTGAAGTGGTTTCCCAACCAGAACATATGGGACCAGGGGCATCCGTTCAGCAACAATGCCAATGCCGCCGTTCTGAAGTCGGTATGGCACCAGACGCCCTATGACGAGACTCTTACCGGCCTTGAGGACCTAGACTTCGCCAAGAAGGCACTCGACAGGGGCTACAAAATTGCCTATGTCGCGGATGCGCCGGTCGTACATGTGCACGAGGAGACTTGGAGCACCATCCGCAATCGGTACCGGCGGGAGGCGATGGCGTATGCCCGCATCGTCAAGGGGTCATCGATGTCCCTGCCGAGGGCCGTGGGGCTTGCGCTGTCGAACATCGCGAGTGACTATCGGGATGCGATCAAAGCGGACCTGTTGCGCAGCAATGCGCTGAGCATCCCGCAATTTCGGTTTGCCCAATTTATCGGGGCGTGGCAGGGGTTCCGCGAGCCGGACCATGTGTCCGCGCGGCTGCTGGAGCGCTTCTACTACCCGGCCGAATCGCAAAGCGACGAACTTCCGCCCGCACCGGGCCGAAAGATCGTCTATTCCGAAGACTAA
- a CDS encoding glycosyltransferase family 2 protein — protein sequence MTAAPTVSVITISFHDLDGLKRTVESVRAQRYPGRIEHVVIDGGSGDDVVQYLAACDPGFAYWQSEPDGGRYDAMNQGIARASGDLLWFMHSGDRFSDPDAVAQAVEAISGHGPAREVWGYGMDNLIGLGRVRGPIPFSIRKFLAGWQVVPHQASFFGSSLVSKLGGYDLDFGVAADQEFILRAALLREPITIRRVLCDFDTTGVGTNRHPSVVFRDLRRMWDLHRRYPLGGRRVSRAYLRSWEYYLRLMEYAFIHMSKNRRGNLAT from the coding sequence GTGACAGCGGCTCCGACCGTCTCGGTGATAACGATCTCTTTCCACGACCTCGACGGGCTGAAACGCACGGTGGAAAGTGTGCGAGCGCAGCGCTACCCCGGACGTATCGAGCACGTCGTGATCGATGGTGGGTCGGGTGACGACGTGGTACAGTACCTGGCCGCGTGTGATCCAGGATTTGCGTATTGGCAATCCGAGCCCGACGGGGGCAGGTACGACGCGATGAATCAGGGCATTGCCCGCGCGTCAGGCGACCTGCTGTGGTTCATGCACTCCGGCGATCGATTTTCGGATCCCGACGCGGTGGCTCAGGCTGTGGAGGCGATCTCGGGCCATGGGCCGGCACGCGAAGTATGGGGCTATGGCATGGACAACCTCATCGGTCTCGGGCGTGTGCGCGGCCCGATCCCCTTCAGTATTCGTAAGTTTCTCGCCGGTTGGCAGGTGGTTCCGCACCAAGCGTCGTTCTTCGGGTCATCGCTCGTGAGCAAGTTGGGAGGCTATGACCTCGACTTCGGGGTCGCCGCAGACCAAGAATTCATTTTGCGTGCCGCGCTGTTGCGGGAACCAATCACCATCCGACGCGTGTTGTGCGACTTTGACACCACCGGTGTCGGTACTAACAGGCACCCAAGTGTGGTCTTTCGCGACCTGCGCCGCATGTGGGACTTACATCGCCGCTACCCGCTGGGAGGACGGCGAGTGTCGCGGGCTTACCTGCGATCATGGGAGTACTACCTTCGCCTCATGGAATACGCGTTCATACACATGTCGAAAAACCGACGCGGTAATCTCGCTACTTGA
- a CDS encoding 6-hydroxymethylpterin diphosphokinase MptE-like protein, with protein MIIGNGPSLRDTDLGLLRDEYTFGLNRIYLMFDDLGFETTFHVVINRHVVEQCADDFRKINAPLFTTAQNRAFLDGAANTAYLNTIVGLWPYFSRDAGRGVWEGYTVTYVAMQLAYYMGFSEVVLVGVDHRFAVSGTPNQLVESTGPDTSHFDPRYFPKGFKWQLPDLENSEIAYRLARKAFEDDGRRIVDATVGGALTVFPKLSLEEALAR; from the coding sequence GTGATCATCGGCAACGGCCCCAGCCTTCGTGACACTGACCTGGGCCTGTTGCGGGACGAATACACCTTCGGCCTGAATCGCATCTATCTGATGTTCGACGACCTTGGATTCGAGACCACGTTCCATGTCGTCATCAACCGGCACGTGGTTGAGCAATGTGCTGATGATTTCCGGAAGATCAATGCGCCCCTCTTCACGACTGCGCAGAACCGTGCGTTCCTTGACGGCGCAGCGAATACCGCGTACCTCAACACCATCGTTGGGCTGTGGCCCTACTTCTCGCGTGACGCCGGCCGAGGGGTCTGGGAAGGCTATACGGTCACATACGTGGCGATGCAGTTGGCGTACTACATGGGATTCTCCGAGGTCGTCCTTGTCGGCGTCGACCACCGCTTCGCCGTCAGTGGGACCCCGAACCAACTGGTCGAGTCGACTGGGCCGGACACGAGCCACTTCGACCCGCGCTATTTCCCAAAAGGCTTCAAGTGGCAACTGCCCGATCTGGAGAACTCCGAGATAGCATATCGACTGGCGCGCAAAGCGTTTGAGGACGATGGCCGGCGCATCGTCGATGCCACTGTCGGCGGTGCACTGACGGTGTTTCCCAAACTGTCACTTGAGGAGGCGCTCGCCCGTTGA